DNA from Terriglobales bacterium:
CGCGACCAGGCGGGCATGGGCGTGGACGCTGCCGACTACGACCACAGCGGCCGCCAGTCGATCGCCAAGACGAACTTTTCCGACGACCACAACAACCTCTACCACAACGACGGCGAGGGCGAGTTCACCGACGTGGCCGGGCCGAGCGCGTTCGGGCCGGTGAGCATCCCGTTCCTCGGCTTCGGGATGAAGTTCTTCGACTACGACAACGACGGCTGGGCGGACGCCTTCGTCGCGAACGGCCACGTGAACCCGCAGGTGGACAGCCACGACTTCGGCGTCAGTTACGCGGAGCACTACCTGCTGTTCCACAACAAGAAGGACGGCACCTTCGAAGAGGTAGGCCAGGAAGCGGGCCCGGCGTTCCGCACGAAGCGGGTGGCGCGCGGCGCCGCGGTGGGCGACTTCAACAACGACGGCACGCTCGACCTGCTGGTCAGCCACCTCGCCGATTCACCGGTGCTGCTGCGCAACACGAGCGCGCCGCAGCAGCACGCGGTGCGCATCAAGCTGGTGGGGACGAAGTCGAATCGCGACGGCTTCGGAGCGCGCATCACGGTGACCGCGGGCGGGGTGAAGCAGATGCAGGAGGTGCGCGCCAACAGCAGCTACCTCTCCGCCAGCGACCCGCGCGCGCACTTCGGATTGGGAGCGGCGACCAAGGCGGAGAGCATCGAGATCCGGTGGCCGTCGGGGCAGGTGGACACGATCCGCGACCAGAAGAGTGATGAAGATCTCATCATCGAGGAAGGGAAGGGCGTCGTCCGGAGGTTACCCTTCCAGCGCGGCAATCCCCGCCGCCGGTAGGTCGTTTTGCGACATTTCTACGAAAAACAGTAGCCCGCCGAGAGGGTCAGCTATGACTCTCCATAGACCCGCCTGTGCAAACATTTGTAACTCTATGTTTACAAACGGTTTTGCCAGTGGGCCCTTTATTGCTAAGTAGTTAGCGGGGATACGTGAGTCTTGTCACTGGGCTGTGACTGAGCTCACATTCATATATCGGGCTTTTTCCAACTTTAAGTGGTTCCTCTGTTGAACCGGGCTGCTGTGAAGCGGTCCTGCAGTCGGGCTCCTAAACCTGAAAAGCTGCTGAAGGGGAAAACGAAAATGCTGAAGCCCTCTACCCTTGCCAAGTTTGCGGTGCTACTGACGGTCGTCCTGCTGGCGAGCACGGTATTCGCCCAGGTCCAGAACGGTCAGCTGCGCGGCACAGTGACCGACCCACAAGGCGCGGCAGTCGCCAACGCCACGGTCACCGCGAAGAATCCGGCGACCAACTTCTCGAAGAGCACGACGACGAACGACACGGGCTTCTTCAGCCTGACGGAAATCCCGCCGGGGACGTACAGCGTGACGGTCGAGTCGCAGGGCTTCAAGACCGCGACCTCGAGCAACGTCGTGGTCAACGCCGGCACGAGCACCCGCATGGACTACAAGATGACCATCGGTGAGCGCACCGAGACGGTCGAAGTGACGTCGGGCGCGGTGGCGGTGGAGACGGAAGACTCGAAGCTGGCGACGGTGGTAGGCAGCAAGCAGATCCAGAACCTGCCCCTGAACGGCCGCAACGTGTACGACCTGATCCAGATGGCGCCGGGTGCGGTGAACGTGCGCGGCGTGATGTCGGAGAACGGCAACGGCACGGTGGTCAACGGCCTGCGCGAGAACTTCAACGGATTCCTGGTCAACGGCACCTCGAACAAGGGCTTGAGCGGCGGCGCGAACAACATCCCCATCGAAGACACGGTGCAGGAGTTCCAGCAGCTGACGCTCAACATGTCGGCGCAATACGGATCCAGCGCGGGCTCCAACGTGAACCTGGTGACCAAGTCGGGCACCAACAACTACCACGGCTCGGTCTGGTGGTTCCTGCGCAACGACAACCTTGACGCCAACGACTTCTTCATCAAGCGCAGCGGAACCGACGCGCAGTTGCAAGCGCTCACGGGTGAGGACAAGCCGGAGCTGCGCTTCAACCAGTTCGGCGCAACGTTCGGCGGCCCGATCATGAAGGACAAGCTGTTCTTCTTCGCGTCCTACCAAGGTGATCGCTTCGTTACCTCGTTGACGCCCTCGATCGTCTACCCGGAGTCCCCGGGGTGGTCAGCGGCCGTGCAGGCGGCGGCAGTCATCGGACAGCCGGGTGAAGTTTCGGCGTTGCTGTATAGCAGCTTCCCTTCGACCGTTCCTGGCACGCCCTTCCAGACGCTGAATGCGTGGGCGGTCGATGTGGCCGGCGCACCTGCTGGACCTACGGCGCCAGATATGGGTTCCTGGCTTTGCCCGGACACCTATGCCGGCCTGGTGGGTGACCCGACAGGCATGCTGCACGCTCAGGCGATGGCCAACATCATCGGCGTAACGGCGAACGATTACACGAACCCTAACGTTTTCACCGGTCTCGCCTGCGCCGCTCCCTTGGCGGTACAGGCCGGCACCTTCGGCAGCCGCGACAACGTGTTCATGAACGAGGCGGCCCGCATCTCCAAGTCGCAGGTGGAAGGCAACCTCTACCACGGCAACGAGGCCTCGCTGCGTCTGGACTGGAATGCCAGCAACAATGACCGGCTCTTCACGGAATTCAAGTGGCTCAAGACGAACGACGACTTCGGTCCGCAGAACGCGGCCGGCGCGCGCGGTTTCGTGAACCCAACCAAGACGGTGCTGCCGCACTTCTCGTTCAACTGGGTGCACACTTTCTCGCCCACGTTCCTGAACGAGTTCCACGCGGGTTACACCGGCAACATCTTCCTGAACAACACCGCGGTGCCGGGTGTGCCCAACATCTACTGGGATACGGCGGAGCTTGGTTTCGGCTCCTACTCGGGCTATCCGCAGTTCTTCAAGGAGAACGTGTACAGCTACGGCGACATGGTCTCCATCACGAAGGGCCACCACAGCATCAAGATCGGGTACGACCTCAAGCGGAACATCGAGAACTCGGAGTTCAACGTCGGCCGCCCGTCGTACTACTTCTTCGATCCGCTGTTCTTCTCGGTGGACGCGCCTTACTTCCAGGCGAACGGTGTGCAGCCCTGCGTTTCGGCGGTGTTCAGCTGCGCGTCGGCCCACCTGTCGACCAATGTCCGCCACTGGCGCAACTGGGAGCACGGCGTTTTTGTGCAGGATGACTGGAAGATCCATCCGCGCCTGACGCTGAACCTGGGCGTCCGCTACGACCTCTACCAGCGGCACACCGAGGAGAACGACCTGGTCACGCTGTTCTATCCCGGACCTGGCACGCACCCGATCGACGACATCACGACGGGCGCGGGCTGGCTGCGGGACGCCAACATCCAGGCTGGTCTGCCGGGCTGCGACACAGCCGCGCAGGTGGCGACGGCGCAACTGCAAGGCGTGTGCGGTCCGGGCGGCTTCGGGCCGGCAGACTCACTGGGCGCCGGCGACCATAACAACTGGGGTCCGCGCGTCGGCTTCGCCTGGGACATCTGGGGCAACGGCAAGACGTCGCTGCGCGGCGGCTACGGCGTTTCGTACGAGGGCACGCTCTACAACCCGCTCTCGAACTCGCGCTGGAACCTGCCGTACTACTCCTTCAACTCGGCCACGAACTTCCTGGTCAGCGGCAGCGAGCAGATCTTCTATGGCCCGCAGAACCCCGCGTGCTTGCCCGCTTCGTTCGTCGGTCCGCCGTGTCCTGACAACAACCAGGGCTCGCCGACTGAGGCCACGGGCGTGGGCAACATCCAGGGCTGGGCCTCGACCAACCCGAACCGCGCGAGCCTGACCGGCATCATCCTGCCGGAGGGCATCCGCGACCCGTACGTGCACAACTTCT
Protein-coding regions in this window:
- a CDS encoding TonB-dependent receptor, giving the protein MLKPSTLAKFAVLLTVVLLASTVFAQVQNGQLRGTVTDPQGAAVANATVTAKNPATNFSKSTTTNDTGFFSLTEIPPGTYSVTVESQGFKTATSSNVVVNAGTSTRMDYKMTIGERTETVEVTSGAVAVETEDSKLATVVGSKQIQNLPLNGRNVYDLIQMAPGAVNVRGVMSENGNGTVVNGLRENFNGFLVNGTSNKGLSGGANNIPIEDTVQEFQQLTLNMSAQYGSSAGSNVNLVTKSGTNNYHGSVWWFLRNDNLDANDFFIKRSGTDAQLQALTGEDKPELRFNQFGATFGGPIMKDKLFFFASYQGDRFVTSLTPSIVYPESPGWSAAVQAAAVIGQPGEVSALLYSSFPSTVPGTPFQTLNAWAVDVAGAPAGPTAPDMGSWLCPDTYAGLVGDPTGMLHAQAMANIIGVTANDYTNPNVFTGLACAAPLAVQAGTFGSRDNVFMNEAARISKSQVEGNLYHGNEASLRLDWNASNNDRLFTEFKWLKTNDDFGPQNAAGARGFVNPTKTVLPHFSFNWVHTFSPTFLNEFHAGYTGNIFLNNTAVPGVPNIYWDTAELGFGSYSGYPQFFKENVYSYGDMVSITKGHHSIKIGYDLKRNIENSEFNVGRPSYYFFDPLFFSVDAPYFQANGVQPCVSAVFSCASAHLSTNVRHWRNWEHGVFVQDDWKIHPRLTLNLGVRYDLYQRHTEENDLVTLFYPGPGTHPIDDITTGAGWLRDANIQAGLPGCDTAAQVATAQLQGVCGPGGFGPADSLGAGDHNNWGPRVGFAWDIWGNGKTSLRGGYGVSYEGTLYNPLSNSRWNLPYYSFNSATNFLVSGSEQIFYGPQNPACLPASFVGPPCPDNNQGSPTEATGVGNIQGWASTNPNRASLTGIILPEGIRDPYVHNFYLSIQQELMPKMVFELDYVGTAGHKLFRAQDINRIPGGRLDEGTCVVDNFGRTVCSRLNSAINPITGTPVNDTGRLNANYGTMRNWQNSASSNYNALQASLRLQAWHGLTLNTSYTWSHSIDDGSTWHSGATSANGAAAGEGYSLDYSLPGLDRGNSIYDIRHRLVVNYVYELPWYRDQQGFIGHVLGGWQLNGIWSFQTGAHWSPWCNRAAPGFQSRPCDFNKDAVANDRPSAIANNFDPSHDQWADGWGSGTFNCAFLGTCPITDGFFFKPCDAGEVCTSNLGRNTFVGPSFFGVDMSIFKNLKITERVNMQFRAEMFNAFNHTNFQLPASPNNRVNVGFFGQSGGTFNPRQLQFGLKLSF